TGTTTTGGTGATAAAAAGAAAAACGACAGAACCTCATTTAGACGATCTGCCGTTTTATTTCATTACATTTTAGTATAAAGCTTGTAACGTCAATTCTATTTACCTCGTTTTTTCCGTTCATTAAAGTAATCGAGTCGTTTTTGGATTGTTTTTTCATAACCGTTATTAGAAGAATCATAAAATGTTGCATTCTTTAAATGGTCAGGTAAATATTGTTGTGGTACAAAATGGTTTTCATAGTTGTGAGGGTACTTATACCCTTCACCATGGCCTAATTTTGAAGCACCTTTATAATGCGCATCTCGAAGATGAAAAGGGACGTCACCAGCTTTTTCTTTTTCGACAGCTCTTAATGCATTGTCAATACCGGTAATGACCGAATTACTTTTCGGCGCAGTTGCTAAGTAAAGCGCTGCTTCAGCTAGTGGGATACGTGCTTCCGGCATTCCCACAAAGTCGACTGCATAAGCTGCAGATTGGGCAACGAGCAACGCATTTGGGTCTGCTAAGCCAATATCTTCGGCAGCGTGAACATAGAGTCGTCTAGCGATAAAGCGAGGATCTTCGCCGGCATAAATCATTTTTGCTAGCCAATATAACGCAGCATCAGGGTCTGAACCTCGAATACTTTTAATGAAAGCAGAAATTGTATCATAGTGATTGTCTCCGCTTTTATCATATTGAAGGATGCGTTTTTGAATGGAAGCTTCGGCTGTACTTAAATCAATATGGATGACACCTTCTGCATTAGGGTCTGTAGTAAGAATTGCTAACTCTAACGCATTTAATGCAGTTCGAGCATCTCCATTAGAAATATCGACTAAATGAGAGAGTGCATCTTCGTCTATGTCTACTTTATAATCGCCAAAGCCCCTTTCCTTATCATGGATCGCAGTTTGTAAAACTTCTCTAAGGTCATCATCTGTTAAGGATTGCAATCTAAATAGACGTGATC
The Bacillus shivajii DNA segment above includes these coding regions:
- a CDS encoding AAA family ATPase yields the protein MDLFDHSQTQSSEKPKGPLASRMRPRTIEEVIGQKGIVGKGTLLRRAIEADQLTPMIFHGPPGTGKTTLAKVIANSTSAHFEQLNAVIAGIKDVREVVDRAKNRLKYDHEKTVLFIDEIHRFNKGQQDALLPFVEDGTVVLIGATTENPMFEVNPALLSRSRLFRLQSLTDDDLREVLQTAIHDKERGFGDYKVDIDEDALSHLVDISNGDARTALNALELAILTTDPNAEGVIHIDLSTAEASIQKRILQYDKSGDNHYDTISAFIKSIRGSDPDAALYWLAKMIYAGEDPRFIARRLYVHAAEDIGLADPNALLVAQSAAYAVDFVGMPEARIPLAEAALYLATAPKSNSVITGIDNALRAVEKEKAGDVPFHLRDAHYKGASKLGHGEGYKYPHNYENHFVPQQYLPDHLKNATFYDSSNNGYEKTIQKRLDYFNERKKRGK